In a single window of the Oecophyllibacter saccharovorans genome:
- a CDS encoding nicotinate-nucleotide adenylyltransferase: protein MRIGLLGGSFNPAHAGHQQIAREALKRLGLDQVWLLVSPGNPLKPAKGMAPFAERLASAEKIADGRRIVASDLEGRLGERYTVRTVAALKRLYPRASFIWLMGADGLAQFPRWKEWRQLARLVPIAVFPRPGSVIPALKGQAAQVLHAGRCPARQGRLLPGQEGWTFLEMRENPLSATALRQAGAFPAAQTLAPSDKPD from the coding sequence ATGCGGATCGGGCTGCTGGGGGGCTCATTCAATCCGGCACATGCGGGCCATCAGCAGATCGCACGCGAGGCTCTTAAGCGGCTGGGGCTTGATCAGGTCTGGCTGCTTGTCTCTCCCGGCAATCCGCTCAAACCCGCCAAGGGAATGGCGCCTTTTGCGGAGCGGCTGGCCAGTGCGGAAAAAATCGCTGATGGGCGCCGAATCGTTGCCAGTGACCTGGAAGGGCGGTTGGGAGAGCGTTACACGGTGCGCACGGTTGCCGCGCTGAAACGCCTTTATCCGCGTGCTTCGTTCATCTGGCTGATGGGTGCAGACGGGTTGGCGCAGTTTCCACGCTGGAAAGAATGGCGGCAGCTGGCGCGACTCGTGCCAATTGCGGTTTTCCCCCGTCCGGGCAGCGTGATCCCGGCTTTGAAGGGACAGGCCGCTCAGGTCCTGCATGCGGGCAGATGCCCTGCGCGCCAGGGGCGTCTGTTGCCGGGCCAGGAAGGGTGGACCTTTCTGGAGATGCGTGAAAATCCACTTTCGGCCACGGCCCTGCGTCAGGCCGGGGCTTTTCCTGCCGCTCAGACGCTCGCCCCTTCAGATAAACCGGACTGA
- the rsfS gene encoding ribosome silencing factor codes for MKNGIEITGTPAGMTREEALTGLLKIIVESLEEDKAEDVVIMDLSGRASFTERMVIATGLSERQMSAMAQHLERKLKEAGYGYGETEGAQGSDWVLMDAGDVVVNLFMPESRELYALERMWGHEFDQADEEVAIGSAHTKGRRRSS; via the coding sequence ATGAAGAACGGGATCGAGATCACCGGGACGCCGGCCGGCATGACGCGCGAGGAGGCATTGACCGGATTGCTGAAGATCATTGTGGAGAGCCTGGAAGAGGACAAGGCTGAAGACGTGGTGATCATGGATCTGAGCGGCCGTGCCAGCTTTACAGAGCGGATGGTGATCGCCACAGGCCTGTCAGAACGTCAGATGAGTGCCATGGCCCAGCATCTCGAGCGCAAACTCAAGGAAGCCGGCTATGGCTATGGGGAAACCGAAGGGGCGCAGGGTAGCGATTGGGTGCTGATGGATGCGGGCGATGTGGTCGTCAACCTCTTCATGCCTGAAAGCCGGGAACTCTATGCCCTTGAGCGCATGTGGGGCCATGAGTTCGACCAGGCTGATGAGGAGGTTGCAATCGGTTCTGCGCATACCAAGGGGCGGCGCAGGTCGTCCTGA
- a CDS encoding 23S rRNA (pseudouridine(1915)-N(3))-methyltransferase RlmH, whose translation MKLIAVGKMKAGPERELLDRYRQRLRPSLDIVEVPQARGSPAEQKRREGDALLNACAPNAFVVALDEGGVQLSSLQLAERYQEWQASGRPLNFLVGGAEGLDSPVIQRADARLSLGKQTWPHMLVRVLLAEQLFRAQAIASGHPYHRAGRPD comes from the coding sequence ATGAAGCTTATTGCGGTCGGTAAGATGAAGGCAGGGCCGGAACGCGAGCTGCTTGATCGCTACCGCCAACGCCTCCGTCCGTCCCTGGATATCGTGGAGGTGCCCCAGGCGCGCGGCAGCCCGGCAGAGCAGAAACGGCGTGAAGGAGACGCCTTGCTGAATGCCTGTGCCCCTAATGCCTTTGTGGTGGCGCTTGATGAGGGCGGGGTGCAGTTGAGCAGCCTGCAACTGGCAGAACGTTACCAGGAATGGCAGGCATCTGGCCGACCGTTGAACTTTCTAGTCGGAGGCGCGGAAGGGCTGGACAGCCCTGTCATCCAGCGCGCCGATGCGCGCCTGTCTCTGGGAAAGCAGACCTGGCCGCATATGCTGGTACGTGTTCTGCTGGCCGAGCAGCTGTTTCGTGCCCAGGCGATTGCCAGCGGTCATCCTTATCACCGCGCCGGGCGTCCGGACTGA
- a CDS encoding CHAP domain-containing protein: protein MSLVPAQARAHHGARNSHFRGVHSFHSHGFFGRTRIHRHYGILQCVAFVKQNSAFNIRGNARDWWPSAAGRFARGAQPEVGSVLAFRGTRRMPLGHVSLVSGVVDNRTILVDHSHWASAGISRNVKVVDVSPNNDWSAVRVALGDRTERLGSIYPTHGFIYSRTPGAQPAHRMVVLARGLQGMQTASLPPSMEVFDDDAPNRSLR from the coding sequence ATGAGCCTGGTCCCTGCTCAGGCCCGCGCCCATCACGGGGCACGTAACAGTCATTTCCGGGGCGTTCATTCCTTTCACAGTCATGGCTTCTTCGGCCGGACGCGCATCCACCGCCATTATGGCATTCTGCAATGCGTCGCTTTTGTGAAGCAGAACAGCGCGTTCAACATCCGCGGTAATGCCCGGGACTGGTGGCCCAGCGCTGCAGGGCGCTTTGCACGCGGCGCACAGCCTGAAGTGGGCTCTGTCCTGGCCTTCCGGGGTACGCGCCGGATGCCGCTCGGCCATGTTTCGCTTGTCAGCGGTGTTGTGGACAACCGCACCATTCTCGTCGACCACTCTCACTGGGCCAGCGCGGGAATCAGCCGCAACGTGAAAGTGGTGGACGTTTCCCCCAATAACGATTGGAGCGCCGTGCGGGTGGCCCTGGGTGACCGCACGGAGCGTCTGGGCAGCATCTACCCGACTCATGGCTTCATCTACAGCCGCACTCCGGGCGCGCAGCCTGCGCACCGCATGGTTGTTCTGGCACGTGGCCTGCAGGGTATGCAGACAGCTTCGCTCCCCCCGAGCATGGAAGTCTTCGACGACGATGCTCCCAACCGTTCTCTGCGGTAA
- a CDS encoding MBL fold metallo-hydrolase: MAADTGAASSKSDSLPPLQAQSVPVTPLRQNCTILSDGTGHAVVVDPGGDVAHLLSLLHGREVEAILLTHGHFDHVGGATALQRALSERQGRHVPILGPDEGDDFLLESAARQGASLGLEGMENVRPDRYLRHGETLNLMGHEIDVLHVPGHTPGHVVFHDRRAKRVLTGDTLFRGTVGRTDLPYGNGEELLSHIHQRLFTLPEETVVLPGHGLPSTIGEEKRYNPFFQ; this comes from the coding sequence ATGGCCGCTGATACCGGTGCGGCTTCCTCCAAGTCCGATTCTCTGCCCCCGCTGCAGGCGCAGAGTGTGCCGGTGACGCCGTTGCGCCAGAACTGCACCATTCTCAGTGACGGGACAGGGCATGCGGTTGTGGTCGACCCGGGCGGGGACGTGGCTCACCTCCTGTCCCTCCTGCACGGCAGGGAAGTGGAAGCCATCCTGCTTACGCACGGTCATTTTGATCATGTGGGCGGGGCGACGGCACTGCAGCGCGCGCTTTCAGAACGCCAGGGCAGGCACGTGCCGATTCTCGGCCCCGATGAAGGAGATGATTTTCTGCTGGAAAGCGCCGCCCGGCAGGGCGCGTCTCTGGGGCTGGAAGGGATGGAGAATGTCAGGCCGGACCGCTACCTGCGCCACGGTGAAACACTGAACCTGATGGGCCATGAGATCGATGTCCTGCATGTGCCCGGTCATACTCCCGGTCATGTCGTGTTTCACGACCGCAGGGCCAAACGCGTCCTGACCGGCGATACCCTGTTCCGCGGAACGGTCGGGCGCACGGATCTGCCTTACGGCAACGGGGAGGAACTCCTGTCCCATATCCATCAACGGCTGTTCACCCTGCCTGAGGAGACGGTCGTTCTACCGGGCCATGGCCTGCCAAGCACGATCGGAGAAGAAAAACGCTACAATCCCTTCTTTCAGTAA
- a CDS encoding DUF192 domain-containing protein produces the protein MRSAQAQETPITQAQPPLPTASLSITGRDGTVHHFTVELARTEREQEVGEMFRTHLAPDAGMLFLWPTPRESDMWMRNTLIPLDIVFISQDHRIHAISEDAIPRSEAILSSEGPVGSVLELPGGTTARLGIVVGDRVSSPAYGTAAHDGRSGPAKGPGK, from the coding sequence GTGCGCTCTGCACAGGCCCAGGAAACCCCGATCACGCAGGCGCAGCCCCCATTGCCGACAGCGTCGCTGAGCATCACGGGCCGGGACGGGACAGTGCATCACTTCACCGTCGAACTGGCGCGCACGGAGCGTGAGCAGGAAGTCGGTGAGATGTTCCGCACGCATCTCGCCCCTGATGCAGGCATGCTCTTCCTGTGGCCCACACCGCGTGAAAGCGACATGTGGATGCGCAACACGCTGATCCCGCTCGATATTGTCTTTATCAGCCAGGACCACCGCATCCATGCCATCTCCGAAGACGCCATTCCGCGCAGTGAAGCCATCCTGAGCAGTGAAGGGCCTGTCGGCAGCGTGCTGGAACTTCCTGGCGGGACGACAGCAAGGCTGGGTATTGTCGTGGGAGACCGGGTCAGCTCCCCCGCTTATGGGACTGCGGCTCATGACGGCAGGAGCGGTCCAGCCAAGGGGCCGGGAAAATGA
- a CDS encoding NAD-dependent epimerase/dehydratase family protein: MTVLVTGVAGFIGAALARALLAEGENVIGIDRLGAYPALARARLQPLLAVPDFAFHQFDLGGTQEGYGQVERFMKRHPHIRDVVHLAGRGGVRQSGRIPERFVHDNIDAHTALLQACRHLPALRHVVYASSSAVYGHGARLPFAEAAPLGRPGSFYAVTKRTNELAAETFAGLYGLSLTGLRFFTVYGPWGRPDMACWKFASALRRGEEVTLWQDQDLARDFTFIDDVVQGITRLLRQPSVPGRARVLNLGKGRADRVETLAMQLADCLHKPLRLRRAPRPPEDLLKTEADPASLEAACAWRPTTPLAEGISRFCTWFNGVEEAVLRVWEQP; this comes from the coding sequence ATGACCGTTCTGGTCACCGGCGTGGCAGGGTTCATTGGTGCTGCTCTGGCGCGCGCTTTGCTGGCCGAAGGCGAGAACGTGATCGGCATCGATCGCCTTGGGGCCTATCCTGCCCTGGCGCGCGCCAGGCTGCAGCCTCTGCTGGCTGTTCCCGATTTTGCCTTTCACCAGTTTGATCTGGGCGGAACGCAGGAAGGTTATGGACAGGTCGAGCGCTTCATGAAGCGCCATCCGCACATTCGCGACGTGGTTCATCTGGCAGGGCGGGGGGGTGTGCGACAATCAGGCCGGATACCGGAAAGGTTTGTGCATGATAACATCGATGCTCATACGGCCCTCCTGCAGGCCTGCCGACACCTGCCGGCGCTGCGGCATGTGGTCTATGCGTCGTCGTCAGCGGTTTACGGTCATGGTGCCCGCCTGCCCTTCGCTGAAGCCGCGCCTTTGGGGCGCCCCGGCTCTTTTTATGCCGTGACGAAGCGTACCAATGAACTGGCGGCGGAAACCTTTGCGGGTCTTTATGGTCTGTCTCTGACGGGCCTGCGTTTTTTCACCGTTTACGGGCCCTGGGGGCGGCCAGACATGGCCTGCTGGAAATTCGCCTCAGCCCTCAGGCGCGGGGAGGAGGTGACCCTCTGGCAGGACCAGGACCTGGCCCGGGATTTCACTTTCATTGATGACGTGGTGCAGGGAATAACACGCCTGCTGCGTCAGCCATCAGTGCCGGGCCGGGCACGCGTGCTCAACCTGGGAAAGGGCAGAGCGGACCGTGTGGAAACCCTCGCAATGCAGCTGGCAGACTGCCTGCACAAACCCCTGCGCCTGCGCAGAGCTCCCCGACCGCCTGAAGATCTTTTGAAGACGGAAGCGGATCCTGCCAGCCTGGAAGCTGCCTGCGCCTGGAGGCCGACGACCCCGCTGGCTGAAGGGATAAGCCGCTTCTGCACCTGGTTTAACGGGGTGGAAGAGGCGGTTCTGCGTGTCTGGGAGCAGCCCTGA
- a CDS encoding DUF3147 family protein gives MLFVLKAVLSGVLIALVAGVSRRYPGAGALIASLPLISVLGMVWLWVEKPDRQLMETHVGATFWYILPSLPMFLLIPLCLRHGMNFWLALACGCLLTVVLYVLLATLGARWGLKR, from the coding sequence ATGCTTTTTGTGCTCAAGGCTGTACTTTCGGGCGTACTGATAGCGCTGGTGGCAGGCGTTTCCCGGCGTTATCCCGGCGCAGGGGCTCTGATTGCCTCATTGCCGCTGATATCCGTGCTGGGCATGGTCTGGCTGTGGGTCGAAAAGCCGGACCGGCAACTGATGGAGACGCATGTCGGGGCAACCTTCTGGTACATCCTGCCTTCCCTGCCGATGTTTCTGCTGATTCCTCTCTGTCTGCGCCATGGCATGAATTTCTGGCTGGCCCTGGCCTGTGGCTGCCTGCTGACTGTGGTTCTGTATGTTCTTCTGGCCACTCTTGGTGCGCGTTGGGGGTTGAAGCGCTGA
- a CDS encoding zinc ribbon domain-containing protein YjdM has product MMVDADPACPKCHCAHAYPDGAHGGSLWVCPECGHEWNPALETTDAQENGEGGVRDAVGNLLADGDSVTVIKDLKIKGSSQTLKAGTKVKNIRLSDGGGGHDIACKIPGVGAMDLKSEFVRKA; this is encoded by the coding sequence ATGATGGTTGATGCCGATCCCGCCTGTCCGAAATGCCACTGTGCACATGCTTATCCTGACGGCGCCCATGGAGGCAGCCTGTGGGTCTGTCCGGAATGCGGCCATGAGTGGAATCCCGCTCTGGAGACGACTGACGCACAGGAGAATGGGGAAGGCGGCGTGCGGGATGCGGTCGGCAATCTGCTGGCAGATGGCGACAGTGTCACGGTGATCAAGGATCTCAAGATCAAGGGGAGTTCCCAGACCCTGAAGGCCGGAACGAAGGTCAAGAATATCCGGTTGAGCGATGGCGGCGGCGGTCATGACATCGCCTGCAAGATCCCCGGTGTCGGTGCCATGGACCTGAAATCGGAATTCGTCAGAAAGGCCTGA
- a CDS encoding LysE family translocator, whose product MDPVMQAVIGFATAWAILILAPGLDFIFVLRTSLGDGKKAGVGAALGVALSIGLWGVAAAFGLAKIVAVSHLAFEILKWGGALYLAYLGGMLLFRPRNVLVEDETKVSQELTRDRALPSSFWLWFRRGAVVSLLNPQLGIFDLSAYAHVMPPDLANPVAFCLMLTVLQVVIVLPYHLFVALVANKAAVLLNTPWFVNLLDRLTGLVFLWFAYQLLQAHPPV is encoded by the coding sequence ATGGATCCAGTCATGCAGGCGGTCATCGGCTTTGCGACCGCATGGGCCATCCTTATCCTCGCCCCTGGCCTGGATTTTATTTTCGTCCTGCGTACGTCATTGGGAGACGGGAAAAAGGCAGGCGTTGGGGCCGCGCTCGGCGTGGCACTCAGCATCGGCCTGTGGGGTGTGGCAGCGGCGTTCGGTCTGGCCAAGATCGTGGCCGTATCGCACCTGGCCTTCGAAATCCTGAAATGGGGCGGCGCGCTGTACCTGGCTTATCTCGGGGGCATGCTGCTTTTCAGGCCCCGTAATGTTCTGGTTGAAGATGAGACCAAGGTCTCTCAGGAGCTGACGCGGGATCGGGCGTTGCCCTCCTCATTCTGGCTCTGGTTCCGGCGCGGCGCGGTGGTCAGCCTGCTCAACCCGCAGCTGGGCATTTTCGACCTGTCGGCCTATGCGCATGTGATGCCGCCGGACCTGGCCAATCCCGTCGCTTTCTGCCTGATGCTCACCGTGCTTCAGGTCGTGATCGTTCTGCCTTACCACCTGTTCGTAGCCCTGGTGGCCAATAAGGCAGCCGTGCTGCTCAACACGCCCTGGTTCGTCAATCTGCTGGACCGCCTTACCGGGTTGGTGTTCCTGTGGTTTGCCTACCAGCTCCTGCAGGCCCATCCGCCTGTCTGA
- a CDS encoding organic hydroperoxide resistance protein, whose amino-acid sequence MSIQVVYKTTARATGGRDGVAETLDGRFKVKLGTPKELGGNDEGNNPEQLFAAGYAACFLGAMKFVAQHEKITLPADTSVEATVGIGPRSEGGFGLEVSLSVSLPGMPAEEARDLLKKTEIVCPYAHATKGNISTTISLAS is encoded by the coding sequence ATGTCCATTCAAGTCGTCTATAAAACCACCGCACGTGCCACCGGCGGACGTGACGGTGTCGCTGAAACCCTGGACGGACGTTTCAAGGTCAAGCTGGGAACGCCCAAAGAGCTCGGCGGCAACGACGAGGGCAACAATCCCGAGCAGCTTTTCGCTGCCGGTTACGCTGCCTGTTTTCTTGGCGCCATGAAATTCGTGGCCCAGCATGAGAAAATCACTCTGCCCGCCGATACCTCCGTGGAGGCGACAGTGGGGATCGGACCACGCTCTGAAGGAGGATTCGGCCTTGAAGTCAGCCTTTCTGTCTCCCTGCCGGGCATGCCGGCTGAAGAAGCCCGGGATCTGCTGAAAAAGACTGAAATCGTCTGCCCCTACGCCCATGCTACCAAAGGCAACATTTCCACCACCATCTCTCTGGCCAGCTGA
- the mdoH gene encoding glucans biosynthesis glucosyltransferase MdoH produces MTDPTAHPAPASPSPGARAYLPPDAPLAMPVQNLDAAPDLHGRHPRRLPTRPAWLWARRLFVFGGALALTLFSVDKLNRVFNSFGMSTLGVIILILFAILSFWISLSFTSALAGFVSLLRRGGLGLGIHRHGPLPVLEKRTAILLPTYNEPPDKIMANLRAMLRSLEATGQLGAFDVFILSDTTNPDLWVQEEKAYLDLCREPWAQNVYYRHRLKNTDRKAGNIGEWVRQFGSAYETMLTLDADSLMDGGLIVRLVGAMEKHPQVGLIQSLPVIVEGRTLFARLQQFAGRIYGPMIAHGIAWWHGSEGNYWGHNAVIRTRAFAEQAGLPHLSGKPPFGGHILSHDFVEAALMRRGGWAIHMVPGLFGSYEESPPSLTDIAIRDRRWCQGNLQHGRLLATKGLHWISRSHMLVGIGSYVMSPLWLLFLLCGILISLQAGLSHPEYFGTKRMLFPHWPHVDPIQARDLFIGTMVILLAPKALAYIAACFDRHTREGSGGAGRLALSVLIETLIGGLIAPIAMMIQTSGILSILMGRDSGWKAQNRDDGRVSIKEVMHRYWIYSALGVALSVAAWSVSLPLFLWMLPVLIGLVLAIPLVAFTGSTAMGQDLRKAGLLLIPEETHPPRIIKMAEEEEGHVDHDPALEASLALRENATLRRAHEDALPPPREPGDPIDVALLVGLLKVRESTSLKVALERLTPKEKSAVLANAEGVELLAALPLE; encoded by the coding sequence ATGACCGATCCGACTGCTCATCCCGCCCCCGCTTCTCCGTCACCTGGTGCACGCGCTTATCTGCCGCCTGACGCGCCGCTGGCCATGCCGGTGCAGAATCTGGACGCCGCTCCGGATCTGCACGGACGCCACCCCCGCAGGCTGCCAACCCGCCCGGCCTGGCTGTGGGCACGGCGGCTTTTCGTGTTCGGCGGTGCGCTGGCGCTGACGCTTTTCAGCGTCGACAAGCTCAACAGGGTCTTCAACTCTTTCGGCATGAGCACCCTGGGGGTGATCATCCTCATTCTGTTCGCCATACTGAGTTTCTGGATCTCGCTGTCCTTCACCTCTGCACTGGCAGGTTTTGTCTCCCTGCTCCGCCGCGGAGGGCTGGGGCTGGGCATTCACCGCCACGGTCCCCTGCCTGTGCTTGAAAAACGCACGGCCATCCTGCTGCCGACCTATAATGAGCCGCCCGACAAGATCATGGCCAATCTGCGTGCCATGCTGCGCAGTCTGGAAGCAACCGGTCAGCTGGGCGCTTTCGACGTCTTCATCCTCTCTGACACGACCAATCCCGACCTCTGGGTCCAGGAAGAGAAAGCCTATCTCGACCTGTGCAGAGAACCCTGGGCGCAGAATGTCTATTACCGCCACCGATTGAAGAATACCGACCGCAAGGCCGGCAATATCGGCGAATGGGTGCGCCAGTTCGGCAGCGCTTATGAAACCATGCTCACCCTGGATGCCGACAGCCTGATGGATGGCGGGCTGATCGTGCGCCTGGTCGGCGCGATGGAGAAACACCCCCAGGTGGGGCTGATCCAGAGCCTGCCCGTCATCGTGGAAGGCCGCACCCTTTTTGCCCGCCTGCAGCAGTTCGCCGGGCGGATCTACGGCCCTATGATCGCTCATGGCATCGCCTGGTGGCATGGCTCGGAGGGCAATTACTGGGGCCACAACGCCGTGATCCGCACCCGTGCGTTTGCCGAACAGGCCGGGCTGCCGCATCTGTCAGGCAAGCCCCCCTTCGGCGGTCACATTCTCAGCCATGACTTCGTGGAAGCCGCCCTGATGCGCCGCGGCGGCTGGGCCATTCACATGGTGCCTGGCCTGTTCGGCTCCTACGAAGAAAGCCCGCCCTCCCTCACCGACATCGCCATCCGTGACCGTCGCTGGTGCCAGGGAAACCTGCAGCACGGGCGCCTGCTGGCCACCAAAGGCCTGCACTGGATCAGCCGCTCCCACATGCTGGTGGGCATCGGCTCTTACGTCATGTCGCCTCTGTGGCTGCTGTTTCTGCTCTGCGGTATTCTCATCTCCCTGCAGGCGGGGCTGTCGCATCCGGAATATTTCGGCACGAAACGCATGCTCTTCCCCCACTGGCCCCATGTGGACCCGATCCAGGCGCGGGACCTGTTTATCGGAACGATGGTGATCCTGCTGGCGCCCAAAGCGCTGGCCTATATCGCCGCCTGTTTCGACCGCCACACCCGCGAAGGCTCGGGAGGGGCCGGGCGGTTGGCGCTTTCGGTGCTGATTGAAACGCTTATCGGCGGTCTCATCGCGCCCATCGCCATGATGATCCAGACATCGGGCATCCTCTCCATTCTCATGGGGCGCGATTCAGGCTGGAAAGCGCAGAACCGCGATGACGGGCGCGTCTCGATCAAGGAAGTGATGCACCGTTACTGGATCTACAGCGCCCTGGGCGTGGCGTTGAGCGTGGCGGCCTGGTCGGTATCGCTGCCGTTGTTCCTGTGGATGCTGCCTGTGCTGATCGGCCTTGTTCTGGCCATTCCCCTGGTGGCCTTCACTGGCAGCACCGCGATGGGACAGGATCTGCGCAAGGCAGGACTGCTGCTGATTCCCGAAGAAACACACCCGCCGCGCATCATTAAAATGGCCGAGGAAGAGGAAGGGCATGTCGACCATGACCCGGCTCTCGAGGCAAGCCTGGCGCTGCGGGAGAATGCCACCCTCCGCCGCGCCCATGAGGACGCCCTGCCCCCGCCGCGCGAGCCGGGCGATCCGATTGACGTGGCCCTGCTGGTCGGACTGCTGAAAGTGCGCGAAAGCACATCGCTCAAGGTCGCTCTGGAACGCCTGACTCCCAAAGAGAAATCCGCCGTTCTGGCCAATGCGGAAGGGGTGGAACTGCTGGCCGCCCTACCCCTGGAATAG
- a CDS encoding glucan biosynthesis protein has translation MDIRRRDLVRASMGTGLSLSVLGLASRQARAGEPQPSSQAPAQEEPETDSQPDPASTPFDSTTVSELARALSRRPYKAPPHGLPAVLADMSFDQFNSIIYDPAKALWAGDHLNFDVEFFPRGYLYKPRVNMYEVQDGRATLIPYSPDLFQYRNPKLKVDKDIGFSGLRLRYAFDPGHLQECAVFLGASYFRATARGQVYGLSARGFAKDTGTLKGEEFPLFRAFWLEKPAADSHALVMYGLLDSPSLTGAFRFTIRPGDTTLFDVQSVFYPRVDIAGAGIAPLTGMYFFDFNDHDHVDDWRPAAHDSEALQMWTGAGQQLYRPLTNPTDLQLGAFVDSGPYGFGLMQRRRAFHDYEDLVLKYEKRPSLWIEPVGNWGDGTVNLVEIPTPSEVNDNIVAFWRPKETLKANQAYSYTYRMYWGWDTPWPTHLARVAATRVGNVVDHPELRQFVIDFTGAPFRTLPPNTPYHLIIHTTPGEIRKITLLPNPHIHGMRAMFQLAPGDAKLCEMQAQLATDKGPISETWLYRWTP, from the coding sequence ATGGACATTCGGCGTCGCGATCTGGTCAGGGCGAGCATGGGCACGGGCCTGAGCCTGTCGGTTCTGGGCCTGGCTTCCCGCCAGGCACGAGCAGGCGAGCCACAGCCGTCGTCACAAGCTCCCGCTCAGGAAGAACCGGAGACCGATAGCCAGCCGGACCCTGCCAGCACCCCTTTCGACAGTACAACCGTGTCGGAACTGGCGCGCGCGCTTTCACGCCGACCCTACAAGGCCCCGCCACACGGACTGCCCGCCGTTCTGGCCGACATGTCCTTCGACCAGTTCAATTCCATTATTTACGATCCCGCCAAGGCATTGTGGGCCGGCGACCATCTGAACTTCGATGTCGAATTCTTTCCGCGCGGTTATCTCTACAAGCCGCGCGTGAACATGTACGAGGTGCAGGACGGCAGGGCCACCCTGATCCCTTACAGTCCTGACCTGTTTCAGTACCGCAACCCCAAGTTGAAAGTGGACAAGGATATCGGGTTTTCAGGGCTTCGGCTGCGCTATGCCTTTGATCCGGGCCATCTGCAGGAATGCGCGGTCTTCCTGGGCGCCTCCTATTTCCGCGCTACTGCACGCGGCCAGGTCTACGGGCTTTCGGCACGTGGCTTCGCCAAGGACACAGGCACCCTCAAGGGCGAGGAGTTTCCGCTTTTCCGCGCCTTCTGGCTGGAAAAGCCGGCAGCTGACAGCCATGCCCTCGTCATGTACGGCCTTCTTGACAGCCCGTCACTGACCGGCGCGTTCCGCTTCACCATCCGTCCGGGCGACACCACTCTTTTCGACGTGCAGTCCGTGTTCTATCCGCGCGTTGATATTGCAGGCGCAGGGATCGCGCCCCTGACCGGCATGTATTTCTTCGATTTCAACGATCACGACCACGTCGATGACTGGCGCCCTGCGGCCCATGACAGCGAAGCCCTGCAGATGTGGACGGGTGCCGGGCAGCAGCTTTACCGCCCGCTTACCAATCCGACCGACCTGCAGCTGGGTGCTTTTGTCGATTCCGGCCCTTACGGCTTCGGCCTCATGCAGCGCCGCCGGGCTTTTCATGACTATGAAGACCTCGTTCTCAAATACGAAAAACGGCCTTCCCTCTGGATCGAGCCGGTGGGCAACTGGGGGGACGGAACCGTCAATCTGGTGGAGATCCCCACTCCAAGCGAGGTCAACGACAACATCGTTGCGTTCTGGCGCCCCAAAGAGACGCTCAAGGCGAACCAGGCCTACAGCTATACCTACCGCATGTATTGGGGCTGGGACACGCCCTGGCCCACGCATCTGGCCCGGGTTGCGGCAACACGCGTCGGCAATGTGGTGGATCACCCGGAACTCCGGCAATTCGTCATCGATTTCACGGGAGCGCCCTTCAGGACCCTTCCGCCGAACACGCCCTATCATCTGATCATTCACACCACCCCGGGTGAGATCCGTAAAATCACTCTGCTGCCCAATCCGCACATTCACGGCATGCGCGCCATGTTCCAACTGGCCCCCGGTGACGCAAAGCTCTGCGAGATGCAGGCGCAGCTGGCAACGGATAAGGGGCCGATTTCCGAAACCTGGCTCTATCGCTGGACGCCCTGA